The Faecalibaculum rodentium genome segment ATACTACAGAGAAGGCGGCTTCAACTGTGCGGAATCCGTGCTGCATGCCGCCAATGAATACTATGGTCTGGGTCTGCATGAACACGATATGCGATGCATGGCCGGTTTTGGTGGCGGTATGTTTGTCGGCAGTGTCTGCGGTGCCCTGGTGGGAGCCCAGGCTGCGCTGTCGGCCATGATCATCGAAGTGAAGGCCCATGACCAGATGGAGGAGATCCGCCCGGCTTCTCAGCGGCTGCACCGGAACTTCCGGAACGCCTACAATGCGGTGGAATGCAAGGATATCAAGAAAGACTGGCACACCAAAGAGCTGAAATGCTGGAAAACCGTGGAACAGGCCTGCCGGGTCCTGGAACAGACCGTGAATGAACTGGAACTGCCGCAGGCAGCAACCGAATAACAGAATCAGCCGCAACCCCCTGCCGGGCTGCGGCTTTTTCCATGAATCATGCGGCTTTGCCTTGCTGCGGCA includes the following:
- a CDS encoding C-GCAxxG-C-C family (seleno)protein, which translates into the protein MSLVEYGEKYYREGGFNCAESVLHAANEYYGLGLHEHDMRCMAGFGGGMFVGSVCGALVGAQAALSAMIIEVKAHDQMEEIRPASQRLHRNFRNAYNAVECKDIKKDWHTKELKCWKTVEQACRVLEQTVNELELPQAATE